TGCCAGTCCGGATCACCCGCGCGGCTCTCCCGGTGCAGCCAGCGGCTCGCGACCAGGCCCTCGACGTCGACCTGACGGATCCCGCCGCGACCCAGGCGGGTGTAGGTCGCGTGCTGTTCGATCCAGGCGATCGCGACATCGACCGCGGCCCGGTGCGCGGCCTCCATGCGCTCCGCCACGGCTTTCGGGGCCACCGCCCACAGCGCCGAAAACGATTTCACCGGTGAGAAAGTGAGGTCGTACCCGGCGATCGCGGTCGATTTCGGCCGCGAGTTACGCGCCACCCAGCTCGACAGTTCGCGACTGTCCAACGGTGCGCGATCGTATTGTTCGGTGAACATTTCGGTCGCGACTTCGGTGCGGATCTGCGCGCGAATGTGTTCGGGGAGATCATCATCGGGCTCACCGCCGCCGGCGATGTTGTAGAGCTCGTAGGCTTGCGCGCATCGTTTCCGGTAGGCGGTGCTGTCGGAATAGGTTGGAAATGGTGCACCGAGGCGTGCTTTTTTCTCGGCCGCACGGATCGCGTCTTTGAGCTTGGCCCCCTTGCCGATTTCCTCGTCGATGACGCGTGCTTCGATGTCTTTCGCGTTGGGATGGCGGCCGAGCCCGTACAGCGATTCCATCTGCGCTTCGGTAACTTCGTCACCTGGTGAGAGGTCCAATGCGGCCAGGCCTTTGCCGTACCAGGTGCCGGGGGCTTCGCCGTGGACGGAGTAGTAGTCGGCCAGGCTGGCGCGCCCGCGCGACGACGTATCGTTGGCGGCGACTTTGCGCAGGTAGTACAGGTATCCGTTGCCTGCGACAACTTTGTGCAGTGTCGCGGTCACACATCCATCGGACCGAACTCCAGGCTATTTGTGAATAGATCGGAGTGACAACATCTTTGACGGTTGAGGCAAACATACTGGTCGTTATGTAATCGTTATCCGAGGTGTAAGAGGTCTGCTTGTTGTGAAGGGGCGTGAGGGAGTGTGGGGGTGGGGGTAATGAGTGATTTTGAGCGAGGTGTAGTTGATGGTGAGAGAGTGCGAGGTGAGGGGGAGGTGCGTGTGTTGGGTGTGTGCGAGGGAAATGGTGGAGGTGTTGCAGGGGAGCTTCGGGAGAATTACGGCGAGGCGGGAACTTTCCGGAGTGGCCGTTCAGCGCGGCGGCGGCACAGGGTGCCATCGGTCGTGGGACCGGCGCAGCAAGCGGGGCGCGGCGGGTCAGGGATGGCGGAAGATTCGGGTGGGGATGCCCGCGCTGCGGGCGAGGGAGGCGGTGTGGCTGGCACCGCGTGAGTCGTCGCGGATGAACGCCAGGCAGACATCGGCCCCGAGTTCGACCATCGCCCGGTTGCGCACGTACCCGGCCGCGCGCCCGTGGGTGCGCCAGTCGGCGGGGTGGCGTTCGACGCGGCCACCCCAATGTGACCAGCACGCCTCACAGAGCGCGTCCGCGCCGCGCGGGCACGCCCCGGAAACCAAAATCGTTTCCGGTGACCAGACCTCGGCGAGGGCGGCGCGGATGATGGGCCGATCGATCCACGTGCGTGAGCCGGTGATGAGGATTCGCCGAGCGAGCATGATGCCCCACAGGAGTGCGGGCAGCGGAGGTGGGAGACAGGTCCGCCGCGGGATGGACACCGCGACGGACCTGAGAACAGCAGCGGGCGGGTTACCGGATGTGGTGACCCGCCCTCAGAACAGTCGGTGTAGGTCAGGCCGCGCGGCGTTGACGCGGTGCGGCCTTGTCGAGTTCGAGCCAGACCCAGCATTGGGTGCAGAACCCGTCGGCGTTGTGCACAGGTTTGATCTCGGTGCAGCCCTCACACCGGCCGCGCCGCATCCCTTCGGGCAGTTCCGGTTCGGTACGCCGCCGCGACTGCGACTGCGGCGAGGTAGCCGCGACGGCGGATTCGGCGACAGGCTCGGGTGCGCCGGGCAAGACCGGGTGCGCGGTGAGGAACTGATCGATGATCTCGGTCAGCCACTGCGGTGCGCGGCGGCGGACCTCAGCCAGCAGAGCGCGGGCAGCGGAGGGGTAGTGCTCGGCGTAGAACCGGCAGTAGGTGCGGGCGAGGTCGCGGGCGGTGTAGCGGCCGGTCAAGGCGGGCAGGCCGGGGCGGTCGGCGGCGCGACAGCAGTCGCACAGGCCGTCGTCGCTGAGCATCTGCCCGCCGCGGCTGTGCACGAGATACTGGTCGGCGGTGGGGCGTTCAATGAAGCAGGACACGCACCGCCAACCCGAGACCGGGATCATCGCGCCGTCGAAGTCGTCGCGGGCGTTGCCCTGGAACGGGATCCGGGCGCGGCGGTCGGCACCCTCTGCCAGTTGGGTGCGGGCTCCGGCGTAGTCGAGGGCGTCCTCGGTGGGGATCGGCGCGCTGCCATCCAGGGCGCGATCGCGGTTGTGCTGGTCGGCGACATAGCCGCAGTAGGTGTGTTCCCAACGCTGACGCGCGAGATCGGCGGGCAGCGGCGGCAACTCACCCGGAGTGCGGGGAATCCAGCCCCGGCGCGCGGCGGCCTCGCTGATCAACCCGCGTGCAGTCAGCTCGGCGACGCGCGCTCGAGCCTGAGCCTCCTCACGGGCCTGGGTGTCGACGAAAAGGTGCTCGGCGACGTAGGTGGACACGATCGGCGGCTCGACCGGCGCGGGGCGGCGTCTGCCACGCGCGGCGCTGCGCGCGGCGATCTGGCGCGCAGTCATACGCGATTTGTCGACTTCGCGGCTCGGCGCGGCGGTGAGCCGGGCGGGCGGGTTGCGCCAGGTGCGGATCGACTGGCGTGGCATTTCGGCGGCGAGCAGCGACGCGGTGAGGTTGGCGTGCTCGGCCTCGAGAGTGGTGCCGTTACGGCGCGCGCGTTGCTCGGCGACGAACACCGCATCGGAGCGATCGCGTTGGTAGAGACCGGGATCGCTGTCGGGTACCAGCGCCACGAGTCGCGCCTTCACCGTCTCGTCACCGACGCGGTCGGCTTCGCGCCAGCGTGCCTCCAGACGGCGCAGCACCGATTCGCGTGGATACAGCGTGAACAGCTCCACAAGCTCATCGAGGAAGGCGCGGTCCTCGTCGGTGGCCAGAGCGAGTGCGTCGGGAAACAACTCGACGGCGGTACGGCGGTCGAGGGAGAACATTTCGTGGAGGTCGTCGATGGCGGAGAGGAAGGACTGAGTGTCGGACACGGTGAAGCTCCTGTCTGTGAAGAGAGCTATGCCTGCGGCACCTCGGCGGGCTGGAAGCCGACGCTTTTCACCAAACGCGGGGTGCCGGGCTGGGGTGGGCCCAGCCGAGGGCGACCCGGCCAGGACAGCGCCCGACACGACGCGGGAACGCGCCAAAGCGTGCACACGCGAATCTCCGCGCACACCAACCCAACCGGCACGGTCGTTAGCGACGTCGCGCTGGGAGATTCGTGGGTGCCGGGCGCGGGCCCGTGGCGTGGCGGGTGATGGCCTGGCAGCCCTCGAGCGGCTGGGCCCACCCCAGCCCAGCACCCCGCCCCCGCACCCAACCCCTCGTTCGTGAACTCAGTTCGGGTTGTCGCGCCGATAAGAGATCTCGAACCCGTCACGGCGGAAGGTGACCACCATCCAGCCACCCAGTTCGGCGTATTTGCTGATCTCGTGCTGGAGCTGAATGTCGTCGGTGCCGTCGTGCCCGTCGGAGGTGTCGGTGAGGACCAGGTGCTCCACGAAGTGTCGGCCGCCGATCGGGGTCGAGCCCAACGCCGCCTCGCTGCCTGGACCGAACCCGTGGGCATAGACGCGGAAACTGCCCGCCGCCGGCCGAGCGGGGTCGGCGGGAAGACGCGGCCAGCCGGTCGATATCAGATACACCCCGTCGGCTACGACCAGCAGCAACGTCGGAT
This DNA window, taken from Nocardia sp. XZ_19_385, encodes the following:
- a CDS encoding SLOG family protein; amino-acid sequence: MSIPRRTCLPPPLPALLWGIMLARRILITGSRTWIDRPIIRAALAEVWSPETILVSGACPRGADALCEACWSHWGGRVERHPADWRTHGRAAGYVRNRAMVELGADVCLAFIRDDSRGASHTASLARSAGIPTRIFRHP